One window of the Hyalangium gracile genome contains the following:
- a CDS encoding threonine/serine exporter family protein yields the protein MPPEQSSALREPPPGPVVGFILRLGQALHQYGTPAHRLEEQLRQVSERFGVEARFFSTPTSIFASFGRPEALQTSLIRVEPGEMDLERLTLLDALAQEVIHGRLAPDQGAQRVEFILQSPVRYGRLITLLCWTVAAGAAARLFGGGAREIGVAALSSLAIGVLDQLTHRNLRASRVLEPVAALMASALAVAAASVLGPMSIQVATLSGLIVLLPGLGLTVAINELATRHLISGTSRLTGAALVFLQLTFGVALGQRLAELLPVPATVLPASPLPFWTAVAALVVAALAVSVLFRARPEDIGWIVAAGALAFGGARLGTRGLGAELGAFVGALALGMASNLLARARNRPAVVTIVPGMMLLVPGSLGFRSLESLLARDVVSGVGTAFSMLLVAVAIAAGLLFANALVPPRRVL from the coding sequence ATTCCGCCCGAGCAGTCCTCCGCGTTGCGCGAGCCGCCCCCGGGCCCGGTGGTGGGGTTCATCCTGCGACTGGGTCAGGCCCTCCACCAGTACGGCACTCCGGCCCACCGGCTGGAGGAGCAGCTGCGCCAGGTGTCCGAGCGCTTCGGCGTGGAGGCGCGCTTCTTCTCCACCCCCACCTCCATCTTCGCCTCCTTCGGCCGACCCGAAGCGCTCCAGACGAGCCTCATCCGCGTGGAGCCCGGCGAGATGGACCTCGAGCGGCTGACGCTGCTGGACGCGCTCGCGCAGGAGGTCATCCACGGGAGGCTCGCCCCGGACCAGGGCGCGCAGCGGGTGGAGTTCATCCTCCAGTCGCCCGTGCGCTATGGGCGCCTCATCACCCTGCTCTGCTGGACGGTCGCGGCCGGCGCCGCGGCTCGGCTCTTCGGCGGAGGGGCTCGGGAGATCGGCGTGGCGGCGCTGAGCAGCCTCGCCATCGGCGTGCTGGATCAGCTGACGCACCGCAACCTGCGCGCCTCCCGGGTGCTGGAGCCCGTGGCCGCGCTGATGGCCTCGGCCCTGGCCGTCGCCGCGGCGAGCGTCCTCGGTCCGATGTCCATCCAGGTGGCCACGCTCTCGGGGCTCATCGTCCTGCTGCCAGGGCTCGGGCTCACCGTGGCCATCAACGAGCTGGCCACGCGGCACCTCATCTCCGGCACCTCCCGGCTGACGGGCGCGGCGCTCGTCTTCCTCCAGCTCACCTTTGGCGTGGCCCTGGGGCAGCGGCTGGCCGAGCTGCTGCCCGTGCCCGCCACCGTGCTGCCCGCCTCGCCCCTGCCGTTCTGGACGGCGGTGGCGGCGCTGGTGGTGGCGGCGCTCGCGGTGAGCGTGCTCTTCCGCGCACGGCCCGAGGACATCGGGTGGATCGTCGCGGCGGGCGCGCTGGCCTTCGGTGGAGCCCGGCTGGGAACCCGGGGGCTCGGCGCGGAGCTGGGAGCCTTCGTCGGAGCGCTGGCGCTCGGCATGGCCAGCAACCTCCTGGCCCGCGCGCGCAACCGGCCCGCCGTCGTTACCATCGTCCCGGGGATGATGCTGCTCGTCCCCGGCAGCCTCGGGTTCCGCAGCCTGGAGTCCCTGCTCGCCCGGGATGTGGTGTCCGGCGTGGGCACCGCCTTCTCCATGCTGCTGGTGGCGGTGGCCATCGCCGCGGGCCTGCTCTTCGCCAACGCGCTGGTGCCTCCGCGCCGGGTGCTCTGA
- the xdhB gene encoding xanthine dehydrogenase molybdopterin binding subunit — MVAIPSEVAPQPSESKSPLHAPALHESGLKHTSGEALYVDDLPAPPGLLTGLVIASPHAHARVVRRDASRALALPGVHAVVFAQDIPGVNDVCPVKGPHDEPLLATDKVFCVGQAVALVVAESAAICRKAAALVEVEYEVLPACLSIREAIEQNQFIPNPFFPTPHVIRRGEPEAALLSAPVRIQGECMTGAQDHFYLETQVSLAVLEEDGAVRLWSSTQHPSEVQEKVAEVLGLGRHQVTVEVPRMGGGFGGKETQAAPFAALAALGAYYTRRPVKVWLNRDQDMEQTGKRHPFWARYDAGFSEDGRLLALKADLVSDGGWSNDLSHAILDRALFHMDNAYFLPNVEVVGRVARTNQPSNTAFRGFGGPQGMYVVEEVINRAAERLGLDPAEVRRLNYYGEGAASETHYGQRVEGNRIPRIHAELMDSSEYARRRAEIEQFNASSRWTKRGIGYQPVKFGISFTTSFLNQAGAFVVIYADGTVQLNHGGTEMGQGLHTKMRAIAAHELGVAVERVRVMNTATDKVPNTSATAASSGSDLNGQAVKNACDTLRERLRPIAAKLLQVEGAEAERIAFAGGKVSHPGQPQRTVSFEAVTQAAYKDQVSLSATGYYRTPGIGYDRNSGRGKPFHYYAFGSAVVEVEVSGLTGEHRIRRVDILHDVGSSLVPTIDKGQVEGGFIQGLGWLTCEEVLIDTKGRLLTHSPDTYKIPALGDAPEDFRVSLLERAPQDGTIHGSKAVGEPPFMLAIGAVTALRHAIGAFGPPRTEVQLMSPATPEAILRAVEAARSARR, encoded by the coding sequence ATGGTCGCCATACCCTCCGAAGTTGCTCCGCAGCCTTCCGAGTCCAAGAGCCCCCTGCATGCTCCGGCCCTCCACGAGAGCGGGCTGAAGCACACCAGCGGCGAGGCGCTCTACGTGGATGATCTGCCCGCGCCCCCGGGCCTGCTGACGGGCCTGGTCATCGCCTCGCCGCACGCCCATGCGCGCGTGGTGCGTCGGGACGCCAGCCGGGCCCTGGCGCTGCCGGGTGTCCACGCGGTGGTGTTCGCCCAGGACATCCCCGGGGTGAACGACGTGTGCCCGGTGAAGGGCCCCCACGACGAGCCCCTGCTGGCGACGGACAAGGTGTTCTGCGTGGGGCAGGCCGTGGCGCTGGTGGTGGCCGAGAGCGCGGCGATCTGTCGGAAGGCCGCCGCCCTGGTGGAGGTGGAGTACGAGGTGCTGCCCGCGTGCCTGTCCATCCGCGAGGCCATCGAGCAGAACCAGTTCATCCCCAACCCGTTCTTCCCGACTCCGCACGTCATCCGCCGTGGCGAGCCGGAGGCGGCGCTGCTCTCCGCGCCGGTGCGCATCCAGGGCGAGTGCATGACGGGGGCGCAGGACCACTTCTACCTGGAGACGCAGGTGTCGCTGGCGGTGCTGGAGGAGGACGGGGCGGTGCGCCTCTGGTCCTCCACGCAGCACCCCTCGGAGGTGCAGGAGAAGGTGGCGGAGGTGCTGGGCCTGGGGCGGCACCAGGTGACGGTGGAGGTGCCGCGCATGGGCGGCGGCTTCGGCGGCAAGGAGACGCAGGCGGCGCCCTTCGCGGCGCTCGCGGCGCTGGGTGCGTACTACACCCGGCGGCCGGTGAAGGTATGGCTCAACCGCGACCAGGACATGGAGCAGACGGGGAAGCGCCACCCGTTCTGGGCCCGGTATGACGCGGGCTTCTCCGAGGACGGGCGGCTGCTGGCCCTCAAGGCCGACCTGGTGTCCGACGGCGGGTGGAGCAATGACCTGTCGCACGCCATCCTGGACCGGGCGCTGTTCCACATGGACAACGCGTACTTCCTGCCCAACGTGGAGGTGGTGGGGCGCGTGGCGCGGACGAACCAGCCGTCCAACACGGCGTTCCGCGGCTTCGGCGGGCCCCAGGGCATGTACGTGGTGGAGGAGGTAATCAACCGCGCCGCCGAGCGGCTGGGGCTGGATCCGGCCGAGGTGCGGCGGCTCAACTACTACGGCGAGGGCGCCGCGAGCGAGACGCACTACGGCCAGCGGGTGGAGGGCAACCGCATCCCGCGCATCCACGCGGAGCTGATGGACTCCAGCGAGTACGCGCGCCGCCGGGCGGAGATCGAGCAGTTCAACGCCTCCTCGCGGTGGACGAAGCGGGGCATCGGCTACCAGCCGGTGAAGTTCGGCATCTCCTTCACCACGAGCTTCCTGAACCAGGCGGGAGCCTTCGTCGTCATCTACGCGGATGGCACCGTGCAGCTCAACCACGGTGGCACGGAGATGGGGCAGGGGCTGCACACGAAGATGCGGGCCATCGCGGCCCACGAGCTGGGCGTGGCCGTCGAGCGCGTGCGGGTGATGAACACCGCCACGGACAAGGTGCCCAACACGTCGGCGACCGCGGCCTCGAGCGGCTCGGACCTGAACGGGCAGGCGGTGAAGAACGCCTGCGACACGCTGCGCGAGCGGCTGCGGCCCATCGCCGCGAAGCTGCTGCAGGTGGAGGGCGCGGAGGCGGAGCGGATTGCCTTCGCGGGGGGGAAGGTGTCCCACCCGGGGCAGCCTCAGCGGACCGTGAGCTTCGAGGCCGTGACGCAGGCCGCATACAAGGACCAGGTGTCGCTGTCCGCGACGGGGTACTACCGGACGCCGGGCATCGGGTACGACCGGAACTCGGGGCGGGGCAAGCCGTTCCACTACTACGCCTTCGGGAGCGCGGTGGTGGAGGTGGAGGTGTCGGGCCTCACCGGCGAGCACCGGATCCGCCGCGTGGACATCCTCCACGACGTGGGCAGCTCGCTGGTGCCCACCATCGACAAGGGCCAGGTGGAGGGCGGCTTCATCCAGGGGCTCGGGTGGCTCACCTGCGAGGAGGTCCTCATCGACACGAAGGGGCGGCTCCTCACGCACTCGCCGGACACGTACAAGATTCCGGCGCTGGGCGATGCGCCCGAGGACTTCCGCGTGTCGCTGCTGGAGCGCGCGCCTCAGGACGGCACCATCCACGGGAGCAAGGCGGTGGGTGAGCCCCCGTTCATGCTCGCCATCGGCGCGGTGACGGCGCTGCGGCACGCCATCGGGGCCTTCGGGCCTCCGCGCACGGAGGTGCAGCTCATGTCCCCGGCCACGCCGGAGGCCATCCTCCGCGCGGTGGAGGCGGCTCGGAGCGCCAGGCGCTGA